The following are encoded in a window of Flavobacteriales bacterium genomic DNA:
- a CDS encoding bifunctional 5,10-methylene-tetrahydrofolate dehydrogenase/5,10-methylene-tetrahydrofolate cyclohydrolase (catalyzes the formation of 5,10-methenyltetrahydrofolate from 5,10-methylenetetrahydrofolate and subsequent formation of 10-formyltetrahydrofolate from 5,10-methenyltetrahydrofolate): protein MPEVTTYQLLDGRAASKAIRAEIASKAAEVKARRGHAPHLAAVLVGDDGASRTYVESKVKACESVGFRSTLLRKPADITEAGLLKLVDELNSDPELDGFIVQLPLPKHIDADRITLAIDPRKDVDGFHPVNVGNMVLGLPGFLPATPAGIVELLKHYQVPTSGKHCVVIGRSNIVGTPMSILMSRNSEPGNCTVTLAHSRTKDLAAITRQADILIVALGKPEFVSADMVKEGAVVVDVGIHRVDAPARKSGFRLLGDVKFDEVAPKCSAISPVPGGVGPMTITSLLLNTLKAASLS, encoded by the coding sequence ATGCCGGAAGTGACCACTTACCAATTGCTGGATGGCCGTGCGGCGTCAAAAGCCATACGCGCGGAGATCGCCTCGAAAGCGGCTGAAGTGAAGGCCCGGCGCGGCCATGCTCCCCATCTGGCCGCTGTGCTGGTGGGTGATGATGGTGCCAGCCGCACCTACGTGGAAAGCAAAGTGAAAGCCTGCGAGAGCGTGGGCTTCCGCAGCACATTGCTCCGCAAGCCTGCCGACATCACCGAAGCAGGCCTGCTGAAGCTCGTGGACGAGTTGAACAGCGATCCCGAGCTCGATGGCTTCATCGTACAACTGCCGCTGCCCAAGCACATCGATGCCGACCGCATCACGCTGGCCATTGATCCGCGCAAGGATGTGGATGGCTTCCACCCGGTGAACGTGGGCAACATGGTGCTGGGGCTGCCCGGTTTCCTGCCAGCCACGCCGGCCGGCATCGTGGAATTGTTGAAGCACTACCAAGTGCCCACCAGCGGCAAGCATTGTGTGGTCATCGGCCGCAGCAACATCGTGGGCACGCCCATGAGCATCCTCATGAGCCGCAACAGCGAACCCGGTAACTGCACGGTGACACTCGCGCACAGCCGCACCAAGGACCTGGCGGCCATCACCCGCCAGGCCGACATCCTGATCGTGGCACTGGGCAAGCCGGAGTTCGTATCGGCCGATATGGTGAAGGAAGGCGCCGTGGTGGTGGACGTTGGCATCCATCGTGTGGACGCCCCCGCGCGCAAGAGCGGCTTCCGCTTGCTGGGCGATGTGAAGTTCGATGAGGTGGCACCCAAATGCAGCGCCATCAGCCCGGTACCTGGTGGGGTGGGGCCCATGACGATCACCAGTTTGCTGCTGAACACGCTGAAGGCAGCATCGTTGTCATGA
- a CDS encoding type IX secretion system membrane protein PorP/SprF produces the protein MRTARRHIALFATLAMMWSVSAQDPQFSQFYAAPQYLNPALTGNTQQDRIALNYRLQWPGIQPGFETYAFAYDHRFADANSGLGGYVLRDKAGTLGLHFTTIAMAYSYEARLDHKRAFRFGLRMGYTMRGIDPSGYLFADQIIRDGAPRTIETGLVEQISYLDLAAGGLYFSERYWVGISLTHLNRPNQSLFLERDARLPMRVSLHGGYLFALDGMRFDRSKTRMTLATHYKAQGKWDQLDLGGYIERHRMIGGLWYRGLPILKSYAPGYPNSEAVILLVGFETEQQLRITYSYDITISRLTMASGGAHEISLSYEWPRHTKNRRVRIVPCPKF, from the coding sequence ATGAGGACCGCCAGGCGCCATATCGCCCTGTTCGCCACGCTTGCCATGATGTGGTCCGTATCCGCACAGGACCCGCAGTTCTCGCAGTTCTACGCCGCCCCGCAATACCTCAACCCGGCGCTCACCGGCAACACGCAGCAGGACCGCATCGCGCTGAACTACCGCCTGCAATGGCCCGGCATCCAGCCCGGTTTCGAGACCTACGCCTTCGCCTACGACCACCGTTTCGCTGATGCGAACAGCGGCCTGGGCGGCTATGTGCTCCGCGACAAGGCGGGCACACTTGGCCTGCACTTCACCACCATCGCCATGGCCTACAGCTATGAGGCCCGGCTGGACCACAAACGCGCCTTCCGCTTCGGGTTGCGCATGGGCTATACCATGCGGGGCATCGACCCCAGTGGCTACCTCTTCGCCGACCAGATCATCCGCGACGGCGCGCCACGCACCATCGAGACCGGCTTGGTGGAGCAGATCAGCTACCTGGACCTCGCGGCCGGCGGCCTGTACTTCTCCGAGCGCTACTGGGTCGGCATTTCACTCACCCACCTCAACCGGCCCAACCAGAGCCTGTTCCTCGAGCGTGACGCGCGTCTGCCGATGCGGGTCAGTCTGCATGGGGGCTACCTCTTCGCGCTTGACGGCATGCGCTTCGACCGCAGCAAAACGCGCATGACCCTGGCCACACACTACAAGGCGCAGGGCAAATGGGACCAACTGGACCTGGGCGGCTACATCGAGCGGCACCGGATGATCGGCGGCCTGTGGTATCGGGGGCTGCCCATTCTGAAGAGCTATGCGCCCGGCTACCCCAACAGCGAGGCGGTGATCCTGCTGGTGGGCTTCGAGACCGAGCAGCAACTGCGGATCACCTACAGCTACGACATCACCATCAGCAGGCTCACCATGGCCAGTGGTGGCGCGCACGAGATCAGCCTCA
- the ffh gene encoding signal recognition particle protein, giving the protein MFENLNDKLERAFKVLKGQGKVTEINVAETMKEIRRALLDADVNYKTAKDFTDRLKEKALGANVINAISPGQLLTKLAQDELAELMGGRNAGINLGGNPTVILMSGLQGSGKTTFSGKLAGYLRKKGKKPLLVACDVYRPAAIDQLETLGKQLDIAVFSDRESKDPVAIAQKAIAHARLHGYTAVIVDTAGRLAVDEAMMDEITRVKKAIQPQETLFVVDSMTGQDAVNTAKAFNERLDIDGVVLTKLDGDTRGGAALSIRSVVDKPIKFIGTGEKMEALDEFHPDRMAGRILGMGDVVSLVERAQEQFDEKQARELNRKLQKDQFGFDDFLEQIGQIKKMGNMKDLMGMIPGVGKAMKDLDIPDDAFRHIEAMIGSMTPDERREPSIINGSRRQRIARGSGRDISEVNKLMKQFEETRKMMKMMGDKTKMKAMMQRMQQAQGMRR; this is encoded by the coding sequence ATGTTCGAGAACCTCAACGACAAGCTCGAAAGAGCCTTCAAGGTCCTGAAGGGCCAGGGCAAGGTCACGGAGATCAACGTGGCCGAGACCATGAAGGAGATCCGGCGCGCGCTGCTGGACGCCGACGTGAATTACAAGACCGCCAAGGATTTCACCGACCGGCTGAAGGAGAAGGCCCTGGGCGCGAACGTGATCAACGCCATCAGCCCAGGGCAGCTGCTCACCAAGCTGGCCCAGGACGAACTGGCCGAGTTGATGGGAGGCCGCAATGCGGGCATCAACCTGGGTGGCAACCCCACGGTGATCCTCATGAGCGGCCTGCAAGGCTCGGGCAAGACCACCTTCAGCGGCAAGCTGGCCGGGTACCTGCGCAAGAAGGGCAAGAAGCCCCTGCTGGTGGCCTGCGACGTGTACCGCCCCGCCGCCATCGATCAGCTGGAGACGCTGGGCAAGCAGCTGGACATCGCCGTGTTCAGCGACCGCGAGAGCAAGGACCCGGTGGCCATCGCGCAGAAGGCCATCGCCCACGCCAGGCTGCACGGCTACACGGCCGTGATCGTGGACACCGCCGGCCGCCTGGCGGTGGACGAGGCGATGATGGACGAGATCACCCGCGTGAAGAAGGCCATCCAGCCTCAGGAGACGCTCTTCGTGGTGGACAGCATGACCGGCCAGGACGCCGTGAACACCGCCAAGGCCTTCAACGAACGGCTGGACATCGACGGCGTGGTGCTTACGAAACTGGACGGCGACACGCGCGGCGGTGCGGCGCTGAGCATCCGCAGCGTGGTGGACAAGCCGATCAAGTTCATCGGCACGGGCGAGAAGATGGAGGCGCTGGACGAGTTCCACCCGGACCGCATGGCCGGCCGCATCCTGGGCATGGGCGATGTGGTGAGCCTGGTGGAACGCGCCCAGGAGCAGTTCGATGAGAAACAGGCCCGCGAGCTGAACCGGAAGCTGCAGAAAGACCAGTTCGGTTTCGACGACTTCCTGGAGCAGATCGGGCAGATCAAGAAGATGGGCAACATGAAGGACCTCATGGGCATGATCCCCGGCGTGGGCAAGGCCATGAAGGACCTGGACATCCCGGACGACGCCTTCCGCCACATCGAAGCGATGATCGGCAGCATGACACCCGATGAGCGCCGCGAACCGAGCATCATCAATGGCAGCCGCCGGCAGCGCATCGCCCGGGGCAGCGGCCGCGACATCAGCGAGGTGAACAAGCTGATGAAGCAGTTCGAGGAGACCCGCAAGATGATGAAGATGATGGGCGACAAGACGAAGATGAAGGCGATGATGCAGCGGATGCAGCAGGCGCAGGGGATGAGGCGGTAG
- a CDS encoding gliding motility-associated C-terminal domain-containing protein: MLRTALIALFTGSVLIGRASHMSGGEIYWDCAGPNQYKITMVIYRDCFGIDVDPYYNLQVQSPCGNTSLLVHMEEGVELSQLCDIQLPNSTCNGGTLPGIQRYTYSGLITLAPCASWTISYTNIYRNAAIVNLVNPGQQRTYIKAVINTLAAPCNDSPRFTNVAIPFVCLGYPMGYSFGAYDVESDSLSYTLIDAMGLLGAPLAYVPPYTGQEPIPGLTIDPVTGQVQFTLNLIGNWVVVVRVDQYVNGVWTGSIMRDMQFVAYPCDNQPPDPSTGLVEELMGGAVLTGPRAIEVCPANGFCFEATIADPNTNNVLTAFSNVTLSLPGATFSYSGSNPITAMVCWPGQAGISGVFPFIITANDGACPIPAIQTYVYAVTVLSGMTATLEVIDESCLGNADGVITAVVSGGSGPYSFTWNNGSSEASITGGPGDYSVTIEDAAGCALPPMSATIGTQGLPNAAMAGENDQACAGVAIQLNGTVVNATGGQWSGGQGSFTGSGPVVSYTPSLEDAAQGGAWLVLTTTGNDACPAASDSLWIDVPHLLGDASVTTNPPSCHDALDGSATVFASNGITYQWNDPQGQQASTATGLGAGVWQVTVTDEIGCTVTLSADLEAPAPLTIEAISTMPAGCVDDGSATVQVAGGTAPYQFIWSNGSEASTLIATAGDYSVQVSDANGCGPVAADVTIEHFGTPVLADAGPDLVICPGMTAVQLDGQVVNATDGYWSGGSGSFLGTGMNVIYTPSPEEIAAGGVDLVLTAVGDTSCPPHHDTVHIAISNSFIQAALLANDITCHGSVDGTITFTPAQPGMVYQWDDPQAQTTAIAMGLDAGTYTVLVTDALGCDSTMSATIIEPEALTIALVQLTPVTCAGGQDGSAEVFASGGSGASNITWSDGQSGAFASALASGTVAVTAVDAHGCSATLEILVQAPEPITLAVEVPDTVCVGAAVQLNAVASGGNGGHVITWAGLGTGSPIEAGFSTSQTITVSVMDALGCSGPSLQVPIAVLDLPSATLLTHGDTTVCPGGMATVSAMVIGYPAPYALQWSISDLSGPGPHALVVDQSMQIGVTASNVCGHQLNGLIALAIDAPPPITLPMLIAEGCAPMTVTMPTAGAPAGTLLHWNFGNGTQAFTPTPTITFGAGTWTVTLTATSPLGCSASASASGAVVAHQPPTAAFTADPWHTDMGSPTIQFTDMSTGQIAQWAWDFGDGGTSNAQHPAHTYGWAAMHAVELWVSDVHGCVDATSLAVTVDPVHEVVIPNVFTPDPNGSGGGAYDPYDLSNDVFYPFAKDVADFRMRIFNRWGELVFESDELKRGWDGWYRGQLCPQDVYVVRAWFRFTDGKELVRTTDLTLLR, translated from the coding sequence ATGCTCCGTACCGCACTCATCGCCCTTTTCACCGGGTCCGTCCTGATCGGACGCGCCTCGCACATGTCGGGCGGCGAGATCTACTGGGATTGCGCGGGGCCCAACCAGTACAAGATCACCATGGTGATCTACCGCGATTGCTTCGGCATCGACGTGGACCCCTACTACAACCTGCAGGTGCAAAGCCCTTGCGGCAACACCAGCTTGCTCGTGCACATGGAGGAAGGCGTGGAGCTATCACAGCTCTGCGACATCCAACTGCCCAACAGCACCTGCAACGGCGGCACCCTGCCGGGCATCCAGCGCTACACCTATTCCGGTCTGATCACCCTGGCGCCCTGCGCCTCGTGGACGATCAGCTACACGAACATCTACCGCAACGCGGCCATCGTGAACCTGGTGAATCCCGGCCAGCAGCGCACCTACATCAAGGCCGTGATCAACACGCTGGCGGCGCCCTGCAACGATTCGCCGCGCTTCACCAACGTAGCCATCCCCTTCGTCTGCCTCGGCTACCCCATGGGCTACAGCTTCGGCGCCTACGATGTGGAAAGCGACTCGCTCAGCTACACACTCATCGACGCCATGGGGCTGTTGGGCGCACCACTGGCCTATGTGCCCCCCTATACCGGGCAGGAGCCCATCCCCGGTCTCACGATCGACCCTGTCACCGGCCAGGTACAGTTCACCTTGAATTTGATCGGCAACTGGGTGGTGGTTGTCCGGGTGGACCAGTATGTCAATGGGGTGTGGACAGGTTCCATCATGCGCGACATGCAGTTCGTGGCCTACCCCTGCGACAACCAGCCACCCGATCCGTCCACAGGCCTGGTGGAGGAACTCATGGGTGGTGCGGTGCTGACCGGTCCACGCGCGATCGAAGTGTGCCCAGCGAACGGCTTCTGCTTCGAGGCCACGATCGCCGACCCCAACACGAACAATGTGCTCACGGCTTTCAGCAATGTGACGCTGAGTCTGCCCGGAGCCACCTTCAGCTACAGCGGATCCAACCCCATTACCGCCATGGTCTGCTGGCCGGGACAGGCGGGCATTTCAGGCGTGTTCCCCTTCATCATCACGGCCAACGACGGTGCCTGTCCCATTCCGGCCATCCAGACCTATGTCTACGCCGTGACGGTGCTGAGTGGCATGACCGCCACGCTTGAAGTGATCGATGAAAGCTGCCTGGGCAATGCCGATGGCGTGATCACAGCGGTGGTCAGCGGCGGCAGCGGACCGTACAGCTTCACTTGGAACAACGGATCGTCCGAGGCCTCCATCACAGGCGGCCCAGGTGATTACAGCGTGACGATCGAAGATGCGGCCGGCTGTGCGTTGCCACCAATGAGCGCGACGATCGGCACCCAGGGACTGCCCAATGCCGCCATGGCCGGCGAGAACGACCAGGCCTGCGCGGGCGTCGCCATCCAGTTGAACGGCACGGTGGTCAACGCCACGGGAGGCCAGTGGAGCGGCGGGCAAGGCTCTTTCACCGGCAGTGGGCCGGTGGTGAGCTACACGCCTTCACTGGAGGATGCCGCCCAAGGGGGCGCCTGGCTGGTGCTGACCACCACGGGCAACGATGCCTGCCCGGCCGCCAGTGACAGCCTCTGGATCGATGTGCCACATCTGCTCGGCGACGCTTCCGTGACCACCAACCCACCCTCCTGCCACGATGCGCTGGACGGATCCGCCACGGTGTTCGCTTCGAATGGCATCACCTACCAATGGAACGATCCGCAAGGCCAACAGGCCAGCACGGCCACCGGCCTTGGGGCCGGCGTTTGGCAAGTGACGGTGACCGACGAGATCGGCTGCACGGTGACGCTGAGCGCGGATCTGGAAGCACCAGCGCCCTTGACGATCGAAGCGATCAGCACCATGCCTGCCGGATGCGTGGATGATGGCAGCGCCACGGTCCAGGTGGCCGGCGGAACCGCACCCTACCAGTTCATATGGAGCAATGGCAGTGAAGCCAGCACCCTCATCGCCACCGCCGGGGACTATAGCGTACAGGTGTCCGATGCGAACGGCTGTGGTCCGGTCGCGGCTGATGTGACGATCGAGCATTTTGGAACGCCAGTCCTGGCCGATGCGGGTCCCGACCTGGTGATCTGCCCCGGCATGACCGCCGTGCAACTCGATGGCCAGGTGGTGAACGCCACGGATGGCTATTGGAGCGGTGGGTCCGGTTCGTTCTTGGGAACGGGCATGAACGTGATCTACACGCCCTCCCCGGAAGAGATCGCCGCCGGTGGAGTGGATCTCGTGCTCACGGCGGTCGGCGATACATCCTGCCCGCCACACCACGATACCGTCCACATCGCCATCTCGAACAGCTTCATCCAGGCCGCCTTGCTGGCCAACGACATCACCTGCCATGGGTCGGTGGATGGCACCATCACTTTCACTCCCGCCCAGCCGGGCATGGTCTACCAATGGGACGATCCACAGGCACAAACGACGGCCATCGCCATGGGACTCGACGCTGGCACATACACCGTGCTGGTGACCGATGCGCTGGGCTGTGACAGCACCATGAGCGCAACGATCATCGAACCGGAAGCACTGACCATCGCTTTGGTGCAACTGACCCCTGTGACCTGCGCAGGCGGACAGGACGGATCGGCGGAAGTGTTCGCCAGCGGTGGAAGCGGCGCTAGCAACATCACCTGGAGCGATGGCCAATCCGGTGCCTTCGCCTCGGCGTTGGCTTCGGGAACCGTGGCCGTGACGGCGGTGGATGCCCATGGATGCAGCGCTACATTGGAGATCCTGGTGCAAGCGCCGGAGCCGATAACCCTGGCGGTCGAGGTGCCGGACACGGTCTGTGTGGGTGCCGCGGTGCAACTCAACGCGGTGGCATCGGGAGGCAACGGTGGCCATGTGATCACTTGGGCAGGCCTCGGCACTGGATCGCCGATCGAGGCTGGTTTCAGCACCTCACAGACGATCACGGTATCGGTGATGGACGCGCTCGGTTGCTCGGGTCCTTCCCTGCAAGTGCCCATCGCTGTGCTCGATCTCCCAAGCGCCACGCTGCTCACCCATGGTGACACCACGGTCTGCCCGGGCGGCATGGCGACTGTCAGTGCCATGGTGATCGGCTACCCTGCGCCCTACGCGCTGCAATGGTCCATCAGTGACCTGAGCGGACCGGGTCCGCACGCGCTGGTGGTGGACCAGAGCATGCAGATCGGCGTGACAGCGAGCAATGTCTGCGGCCATCAATTGAATGGACTGATCGCCCTCGCGATCGACGCACCACCGCCGATCACCCTGCCAATGCTCATCGCCGAAGGATGCGCACCAATGACCGTGACCATGCCGACCGCGGGTGCACCTGCGGGCACACTCCTGCATTGGAACTTCGGCAACGGCACCCAAGCCTTCACCCCCACCCCCACCATCACCTTCGGAGCGGGTACCTGGACGGTGACGCTCACGGCCACATCGCCACTGGGCTGCTCCGCTTCCGCGTCGGCAAGTGGTGCCGTGGTGGCGCATCAGCCCCCCACCGCGGCCTTCACCGCGGATCCCTGGCACACGGACATGGGTTCGCCCACCATCCAGTTCACGGATATGTCCACCGGGCAGATCGCCCAATGGGCCTGGGACTTCGGCGACGGTGGCACCTCCAACGCCCAACACCCGGCACATACCTACGGATGGGCCGCCATGCACGCCGTGGAGCTCTGGGTGAGCGATGTGCATGGTTGTGTGGATGCCACCAGCCTGGCGGTCACCGTGGACCCGGTTCATGAGGTGGTCATACCCAACGTGTTCACGCCCGACCCGAACGGATCCGGCGGCGGTGCGTATGACCCCTACGATCTGAGCAACGACGTGTTCTACCCCTTCGCCAAGGACGTGGCCGATTTCCGGATGAGGATCTTCAACCGGTGGGGCGAACTCGTGTTCGAGAGTGACGAGTTGAAGCGCGGCTGGGATGGCTGGTACCGCGGCCAATTGTGTCCGCAGGACGTGTATGTGGTCCGTGCCTGGTTCCGCTTCACGGACGGCAAGGAACTGGTGCGTACCACGGATCTGACCCTTCTGCGATGA
- a CDS encoding gliding motility-associated C-terminal domain-containing protein has product METMFRIQLLTLLAMGMVCLLEASAQGQCGPTVPSLVVDLSSAPNATFLSPSIQRNGQCCGVTAPDQCLEFIITLHPDAQGIHFDICAGAVPPGALFYQIGCGPPIQVGQPICLDGPGPHVLTFCKPGNNSNQYCITSVPAPSAGPGLVLNDGCTGTLTSSGFAPGTIQWTSIEPGPPGAYNGYLACPTCANTQVTGQAGAPAYVDYQVCGNAIAPCSSNSYCDTVRVYFNPTLTAVIVPEDPVVCFGAPGIDITVVGDGGTPPYSYLWSTGETSSSIFVGPGTYTVTLNDASNCPPATAQVVVNGFANPITASAGDDILVCGQSTSVPLNGSVTGVTTGIWSGGQGVFLPSPETLGATYQPTPAEIAAGFVQLTLTTTGNGPCPGGSDVLTILFGVPFFGATIEATNVSCQGAADGTASFAPADPELSYLWNDPAGQTTATANGLGPGAYTVFVTDALGCDTSLTITITEPAPLNASFNALEAPVCSGDANGSAGIDVSGGTAPYTYAWWGTAAGQSTPQATGMPSGAFGVTITDANGCSITLDGTLQAPPPVTLTAQVPDTVCVNVPVTLTAQAGGGSGGYVITWAGIGTGSPITHLFQSNTTVTVTVQDAAGCAGPTLSFPVSVLDLQSATLTTAGGATFCPGAVASVSASLAGYPGDWSMSWPQLGSTGPGPHSVVVIGDSLLHVIVTDGCGQQLAGTVQLLLETPPVIQMPPVIAEGCAPFTLTLPSLVPNQPLTYHWNLGNGGTSQQATPTVTYPAGTFGLTLTVYTPAGCTAGASTTGLIIVHPPPVAQFTADPWVTDIDHATIDFTSLATGQVNGYAWSFGDGATSLQQHPTHTYDDIGTFMVEHQVTSVHGCVASVVRPVTITPVYDITVPNVFTPNTQLSAGGQWIPLDLSNDVFYPFVRFVQDYRFRIFNRWGEQIFESHELAIGWDGWYRGQPCAQDVYVWQLWVRFVDGAERALMGDVTLLR; this is encoded by the coding sequence ATGGAGACCATGTTCCGGATCCAGCTATTGACACTCCTTGCCATGGGCATGGTCTGCTTGCTCGAGGCTTCCGCACAGGGCCAATGTGGACCCACCGTGCCCAGCCTTGTGGTGGACCTGAGCAGTGCGCCGAATGCCACCTTCCTGAGTCCTTCCATCCAGCGCAATGGGCAATGCTGCGGCGTGACCGCACCCGATCAATGCCTGGAGTTCATCATCACCCTGCACCCTGATGCGCAGGGTATCCACTTCGACATCTGCGCGGGAGCGGTACCACCCGGTGCCTTGTTCTACCAGATCGGCTGTGGCCCGCCGATCCAGGTCGGCCAGCCCATCTGCCTCGATGGCCCTGGTCCCCATGTGCTCACCTTCTGCAAGCCCGGCAACAATTCCAATCAGTACTGCATCACCTCGGTGCCCGCACCATCCGCGGGACCGGGCCTTGTCCTCAATGACGGTTGCACCGGAACGCTCACCAGCAGCGGTTTCGCCCCGGGCACCATCCAATGGACCTCCATCGAACCCGGACCGCCTGGTGCCTACAACGGTTACCTCGCTTGTCCGACATGCGCCAACACGCAGGTGACCGGCCAGGCGGGCGCGCCCGCCTATGTGGACTACCAGGTCTGTGGCAACGCCATTGCCCCTTGCAGCAGCAACAGCTATTGCGATACCGTGCGGGTGTATTTCAATCCAACCCTCACCGCGGTGATCGTGCCGGAAGACCCGGTGGTATGCTTTGGCGCGCCAGGCATCGACATCACCGTGGTCGGAGATGGCGGAACACCTCCTTACAGCTATCTGTGGAGCACGGGCGAAACAAGCTCCAGCATATTCGTGGGGCCAGGCACCTACACGGTGACGCTCAACGATGCGTCCAACTGCCCGCCAGCCACGGCCCAAGTGGTGGTGAACGGCTTCGCCAACCCCATCACGGCCTCTGCTGGAGATGACATTTTGGTGTGCGGACAATCCACCAGCGTGCCACTGAACGGGAGCGTCACAGGGGTGACCACAGGTATTTGGAGTGGTGGACAGGGCGTATTTCTTCCATCTCCCGAAACGCTTGGTGCGACCTACCAGCCGACCCCTGCGGAGATCGCTGCTGGCTTCGTGCAATTGACGCTCACCACCACGGGCAACGGCCCCTGCCCGGGAGGATCGGATGTGTTGACCATCCTTTTCGGGGTTCCCTTCTTCGGCGCCACCATCGAAGCCACGAACGTGAGTTGCCAGGGCGCAGCTGATGGTACCGCCTCCTTTGCGCCCGCCGATCCGGAACTCAGCTACCTGTGGAACGATCCCGCAGGACAGACCACCGCTACGGCGAATGGCCTTGGACCTGGTGCATACACCGTGTTCGTCACCGATGCCTTGGGGTGTGATACCAGCCTCACCATCACGATCACGGAACCTGCGCCACTGAACGCCTCATTCAATGCGCTTGAGGCACCTGTCTGCTCCGGCGACGCCAACGGATCCGCTGGCATCGATGTTTCCGGCGGTACCGCGCCCTACACCTACGCCTGGTGGGGCACTGCGGCAGGGCAAAGCACGCCACAGGCCACGGGGATGCCGAGTGGTGCCTTCGGTGTGACCATCACCGACGCGAACGGCTGTTCGATCACCTTGGATGGCACGTTGCAAGCACCGCCACCTGTGACACTCACGGCCCAGGTGCCCGACACCGTTTGTGTGAACGTTCCGGTGACGCTCACCGCGCAAGCCGGCGGAGGGTCGGGCGGATACGTGATCACCTGGGCCGGTATCGGCACCGGAAGCCCGATCACGCATCTGTTCCAGTCCAACACGACGGTGACCGTGACCGTGCAGGACGCCGCCGGGTGTGCGGGTCCCACACTGAGTTTCCCAGTGTCCGTATTGGACCTGCAATCCGCGACACTCACCACGGCTGGTGGCGCCACCTTCTGCCCCGGCGCCGTGGCCAGCGTTTCCGCCTCGCTTGCCGGTTACCCGGGCGATTGGAGCATGAGCTGGCCGCAACTGGGTTCCACAGGACCCGGCCCACACAGTGTGGTGGTGATCGGTGACAGCCTATTGCATGTGATCGTCACGGATGGCTGCGGCCAGCAATTGGCCGGCACCGTGCAACTGCTCCTTGAAACACCACCGGTGATCCAGATGCCGCCGGTGATCGCCGAGGGATGCGCGCCATTCACGCTGACACTTCCTTCCCTTGTACCGAACCAGCCCCTCACCTATCATTGGAACCTGGGCAATGGCGGCACTTCGCAACAAGCCACACCCACCGTGACCTATCCGGCCGGTACGTTCGGTCTGACGCTCACCGTTTACACGCCCGCCGGTTGCACGGCAGGGGCCTCCACAACCGGCCTCATCATCGTGCATCCACCGCCTGTGGCGCAATTCACCGCCGATCCCTGGGTCACGGACATCGACCACGCGACGATCGACTTCACGAGCCTCGCCACCGGACAGGTCAACGGCTATGCCTGGAGCTTCGGCGATGGGGCCACGAGTCTTCAGCAGCACCCCACGCACACGTACGATGACATCGGCACCTTCATGGTGGAACACCAGGTGACCAGCGTCCACGGCTGCGTGGCCAGTGTGGTGCGGCCGGTGACCATCACGCCGGTGTACGACATCACCGTGCCCAACGTCTTCACGCCCAATACGCAGTTGAGCGCCGGTGGACAATGGATCCCGCTGGACCTGAGCAACGACGTGTTCTATCCCTTCGTGCGCTTCGTGCAGGACTACCGCTTCAGGATATTCAACCGCTGGGGTGAGCAGATCTTCGAGAGCCATGAACTGGCGATCGGATGGGACGGCTGGTACCGGGGCCAGCCCTGCGCCCAGGATGTCTATGTGTGGCAATTGTGGGTGAGGTTCGTGGATGGCGCGGAGCGGGCCCTGATGGGCGATGTGACGCTCCTGCGTTGA
- a CDS encoding phosphoheptose isomerase: MSDHLHDAFDNGKRISPKLPEGKKNFLIDIDGTICEDIPNEEPERMATAAIYEGALEICNKWYDEGHIITFFTSRLEEHRAVTEAWLSKHGFKYHACLFGKPRGGNYHWIDNHIVRATRYNGRFTDLVERRATIETFKED, encoded by the coding sequence ATGAGCGACCACCTCCACGACGCCTTCGACAACGGCAAACGCATCAGCCCCAAACTGCCCGAGGGGAAGAAGAACTTCCTGATCGACATCGACGGCACCATCTGCGAGGACATCCCCAACGAGGAGCCCGAGCGCATGGCCACGGCGGCGATATACGAGGGCGCGCTGGAGATCTGCAACAAGTGGTACGACGAAGGGCACATCATTACCTTCTTCACCAGCCGCCTGGAGGAGCATCGCGCGGTTACCGAAGCTTGGTTGAGCAAGCATGGCTTCAAGTACCACGCGTGCCTGTTCGGCAAGCCGCGCGGCGGCAACTACCACTGGATCGACAACCACATTGTGCGGGCCACTCGGTACAACGGCAGGTTCACCGATCTGGTGGAACGCCGCGCGACGATCGAGACCTTCAAAGAGGACTGA